The Deltaproteobacteria bacterium genome has a segment encoding these proteins:
- a CDS encoding GNAT family N-acetyltransferase, with the protein MKKRNQSSSEINLRPAGVEDVKFLKEVFAGTRPDVMENPLFKDKEKKDFINSQFNLQDVHYRKNYPGARFMIISEGGLDTGRLYLHEGKEDIRIMDIAILPPFRGRGMGSLLIRELQTQAADSEKSLSIHVEENNPAKNLYHRLGFEAQGEKVNGVYQLMVWKP; encoded by the coding sequence ATGAAAAAGAGAAATCAAAGTTCATCTGAAATAAACTTGCGTCCGGCCGGGGTGGAAGACGTCAAGTTCCTTAAAGAGGTATTTGCCGGGACTCGCCCTGATGTTATGGAAAATCCTCTTTTCAAAGATAAGGAAAAGAAAGATTTCATTAATTCACAATTTAATCTGCAGGACGTCCATTACCGAAAGAATTATCCCGGCGCAAGGTTCATGATTATATCGGAAGGCGGTCTGGATACGGGCCGCCTCTATCTTCACGAAGGGAAAGAGGATATAAGGATAATGGATATTGCCATACTCCCCCCTTTCAGAGGGCGGGGAATGGGGTCTTTATTAATCAGAGAGCTTCAGACCCAAGCGGCGGATTCAGAAAAGTCTCTTTCCATTCATGTGGAGGAAAACAATCCCGCAAAAAACCTCTATCACAGGCTGGGATTTGAAGCGCAGGGAGAGAAAGTTAACGGTGTTTACCAGCTTATGGTATGGAAACCATAA
- a CDS encoding tail fiber protein, producing MAEPFLGEIRIFGFSFNPRGWAYCSGQLLSIGQYSALYSLLGTYYGGDGRSTFGVPDLRGRVPISFGQGPGLSHYPLAYRGGLETVQLQQAQMPVHTHTATPDLKSHTPAKSGAANVSSPGGNAPAEYTVGTERTPENLYSDTPDTTLKAGEVDGTIAVGEAGGSQMHENRQPYLALNYCIALDGLYPSRN from the coding sequence ATGGCAGAACCATTTTTAGGTGAAATAAGGATATTCGGCTTTAGTTTCAATCCCCGGGGATGGGCCTATTGCTCGGGGCAGTTGTTGTCCATCGGTCAGTACAGTGCGCTTTATTCCCTTCTCGGCACTTATTACGGGGGTGACGGAAGATCAACCTTCGGAGTACCCGACTTAAGGGGCCGCGTACCGATCAGTTTTGGTCAGGGTCCCGGCTTGTCTCACTACCCCCTGGCGTATAGGGGGGGGCTGGAAACAGTTCAGCTTCAACAGGCACAGATGCCTGTGCATACCCATACGGCAACTCCGGACCTAAAGTCCCATACACCCGCCAAAAGCGGTGCAGCAAACGTATCGAGCCCGGGAGGAAACGCTCCGGCTGAATATACGGTTGGCACTGAAAGAACACCGGAAAACCTTTATAGCGATACGCCTGATACCACCCTAAAGGCGGGGGAAGTGGATGGTACTATAGCCGTAGGAGAAGCCGGAGGCAGCCAGATGCATGAAAACAGGCAACCTTACCTTGCATTGAATTACTGTATCGCCCTGGATGGCCTATATCCTTCGCGTAACTAA